CCGTGGAGCGGAGGTCGTTTTGCATGGAGGGTATCGACACGCAGACGATGTGGACAATCAATACGGATTGTTTGAAAGTAAAATTGTACTATTTGATATGAGGTATTTTCAGTAATAAGTGATAAAATACCTACTTTGCTTCTCTGGTGCCAAGGTATTGGTAGTACATAAACTCGAAGGTAGGTGTAATTTAGGATATGAAATTGTAAAATAGTGTTGGGGTGCACAAATTTATGTGATGCATACCAATAATACAAGATCAAATCGATACACATGGCTAATCTTACTACGTCAGATATTGATTATGACATCACACGCACAAGTCAAGACGCATGAGATGTGCTATGTTTGCAGATAACATCTATATTTCTTTTATCTTGTACTTCcttatttatatcttatatgttTCCTCTATATTTTATATGTCTTTCTTTTTACAGGTCAGCGTGAGTTATTCTACATTTACCTAAGCATCCATGCATTTAGGGCATCTACAATAATATTTATTACCAGGCTCTCTTGGTTGGCATAGAAGTAAATTTAATGAcgtggaagagagaaaagagagaaaagagaagcatcgttgctacgcatgacaacggcttAGAGTCGAATGTTAAcatttattaaagaaaattttgttgcatgagggagaagaaaagaaaataagggTAATAAAAAATTGTTTTGGTGTAATACAGTAATGGTTAAGAGATATGGCTATTGTAGGAGGATGGTCTCTAAgtgatactacctccatattttaatgtatgacgccattgactttttgtcaaatatttgaccattcgtcttattcaatttatgtaactatcatttattttgttttgacttgATTCGtgatcaaatgttctttaagcatgacataaatattttcatatttgcacaaaaaatttgaataaaacgaatggtcaaacgttgatcgaaaagtcaacggcgtcatacattaaaatacggagggagtatgtattaactaaaaaattatattggaCTTTATATTTGTACATGCCCTTTATGTGGTTTCCTCCTCACGTGCATACGTTGTATATTCTAATCAAAGTTTAATCTAGTAAGATTAGTTATGATATGTCGTTTAATTTTGGCATTGGTTTCACACAAGTTCTCGTATAACCAGAATAAGAATTTTGCAAGTTTGTATATTGATTGCACCATTCAAATCAATTTATATTagatagatactccctccgtttcgaaatgtttgacgccattgactttttagcacatgtttaaccgttcgtcttattaaaaaaatttaagtaattattaattcttttcctatcatttgattcattgttaaatatatttttatgtagacatataattttacatatttcacaaaagtttttgaataagatgaacggtcaaacatgtgctaaaaagtcaacggtgtcaaacatttcgaaatggagggagtatatgctaacATGCGCCTCATGTGTTTATTAAACAATTCCTCGAGTGGATTTCGGCAGCCTGTTCCAACGTCTTCTTCCTCATCGATCGCTATTCTGAAAATCCCCGATTACGGCAGCTACCATGTCTGCAGAGAAACACTAGCTGCTTGCACTGATGAGGGATTAGAGTAACATAATCTGACCTCCAATCAAGCTACATGCATCTTAATTATGCCAATTAATCCCCCTATAAATACCCATTAGAGCTGCAACTTCTGCAGGCAAATTCAGCTAGCTCATTCTGAACCCAACTCGGTCTGACTCACTGGAATGGGGATCAGAATGGGAAGACCACTCCTTTTGATCACCTTGCTCTTGGGAGCTTTGCTCTGCAATAATGTTGCTTACGCCAAGTTTAGCCGGTACAGCTTCCCCAAGGATTTCATCTTTGGCACAGGCTCAGCAGCTTATCaggtatatatgcatgttggAATAATTCTGAAACTCAACATCAGTCGTCACACTGCTGAATTTGTCATGTGTATATTATCGATAATAGATGATGTTGTTGACTTTTAGCACGACGATTAATTATTtgacttatttgaaaaattatataagtatcatttattttaatgtgacttgttttatcattgaAAAAACTTTAAGCATGACTCATATTTGCACTTTGATTAAGTACTAATGGTCAAACGTAATGTCTTTATTAGAAAACGGAGATAGTAATTTGTAGCTGGATACTCGTCGGTTTATCTTGTATTGGTTATGATTATTTTGCAGTATGAGGGCGCCTACAAAGAAGGGGGCAAAGGTCCTAGTATCTGGGACACATTTACTCACATTCCAGGTTAATTTGGATCTATATGCATGTCTCCGCATCACAATCTCTGCACAGTAAAACCGGAATAGATTGACAGTGAGGAATTGCAAATCATAGAGATTGTGATACTCTTGACAGATAATTAATCTATATGAATGACTGCAGGTAAAATTTTAAACAATGATACTGGCGATGTGGCAAACGACTTCTATCACCGATACAAGGTGACCTTCCATTGACTGAATGACGATGATTAACATCATCGAGTGTCTGAATTCTCTGAAATGGGCAGTACTGTTCttacaaatttgatcaaatttcagGAGGATGTGAACCTCCTGAAGGACATGAACATGGACGCCTTCCGGTTCTCCATTGCGTGGACCAGGATCCTGCCAAGTGAGTTCCAAAGCTTCAAAATCAGACATGCTCTAACATACTGTTCATCAGAGTATATGATCACATCGTCACTACCGTGTAATTCCTGCAGACGGGTCCTTGAGTGGAGGAATTAACAGAGAAGGGGTAGCTTTCTACAACAGTTTGATCAATGATGTCATAGCGAAAGGTAATCAGTGTATACATGCTTAGTTATATATTATTCCAATGGCACATAAATCCCAtctagagagaaaaaaaactaaactaatTTTGACAACATTTCTGCATCAACAGGGATGATCCCATTTGTCACCATCTTCCACTGGGACACCCCCCAGGCTCTGGAAAGCAAATACGGAGGCTTCCTGAGTGAAAACATAGTGTAATTATGAACCACTACTTACCTCTCCTCTTGCTTAATTTCACAAACTTTTGTTCTCCATTACACAGAACGTGCACACACCATTATGCACGAGTtgttaaaaaaactttaattCGTGTACTCGACTAGAGCTCGGCTGTATATATAACCACAGGAAAGACTACGTGGTCTTCGCGGAGGTGTGTTTTCGCGAGTTTGGTGACCGCGTGAAGTACTGGACCACATTCAACGAACCGTTCACGTACAGCGCCTACGGCTATGGCAAGGGCTATGGCAAGGGCGTGTTCGCGCCGGGGTGGTGCTCTCCCTACGTCTCCAAGTCGTGCGGTGCCGGTGACTCCAGTCGCGAGCCCTACCTCGTGACACACCACATCCACCTCTCCCACGCAGCTGCCGTCCACCTCTACCGCACCAGTTATTTATTAAGTTGCATACACCAGCCAATTCAATCGAAAAGTTTATACTGATCAGTAAAGACGTGCAATTTGCATATACTATATTAGGTACCAGCCAACACAGAAGGGGCAGATCGGTATGGTGGTGGTGACTCACTGGTTTGTGCCGTATGATGACACGGTGGCCGACCGCGGTGCTGTCCAGCGAAGCCTGGACTTCATGTTCGGGTGGTTCATGGACCCCCTTGTGCATGGGGACTACCCGGGCACCATGAGGGATTGGCTCGGCGACCGGCTGCCGAAGTTCACGCTGGCGCAGTTGGCGATGGTGAAGGGCTCCTACGACTTCATCGGCATCAACAACTACACCACCTACTACGCCAAGAGCGTGCCACCACCCAACTCCAACGAGCTCTCCTACGACGTCGACAGCCGCGCCAACACCACGGGCTTCCGTAACGGCAAGCCCATCGGCCCACAGGTAGCTGAGCTAGGCTTGCTTGCTCATGAAACTCAATCCCAACACATTAAATAACAcaccatcttcttccttttcttgaaaccgataaaaaaaaatcctagctgATTTGGGCCAATATTTTTTTGCAGGAGTTCACCCCGATCTTCTTCAACTATCCTCCAGGCATTCGCGAAGTCCTGCTCTACACCAAGAGGAGGTACAACAACCCGGCCATCTACATTATAGAAAACGGTAACAACATACATCTTTTCTAGGGCGATCCTATAAAATTCATCCAAAATTAAGAACATACAACTATCAAGTTTGTGTAATTTATGTACAGGCATCGACGAGGGCAACAACAGCACAGTGCCAGAGGCGCTCAAGGATGGGCACAGGATCGAGTTCCACTCCAAGCACCTCCAGTTCGTCAACCACGCCATCAGGAACGGGGTAAATGTGAAGGGCTACTTCACATGGACGTTCATGGACTGCTTTGAGTGGGGTGACGGATACCTCGACCGGTTCGGCCTCATCTACGTTGACCGCAAGACGCTCACCCGTTATCGCAAGGATTCCAGCCACTGGATCGAAGACTTCCTCAAGAAGCAGTACTGATCGATTGATCGAGCTCCAGCTCCGTTAATTTTGGATTCATCACGATCGATCGGCTTACTATAAGTATGTTATCTGTGCTGGTTATTATTTGCGTGTCAATCATTATTCCTGTGTATTTACATGTGTGTATCATTGCTGGCTGATCCAATGTTGAGCCagataataacaataataaagaATAATGCTCCCTGTCAAGCAGTGTTGagctctcaagtctcaactatACATATGGCCGGGCATGTACACTCTGATGCATGGTGTGGGAAAAGAATGATTGAATGGTCTCAGTATATTATTAACCAAATTTGGTCGGTTAATTTGGTCAACACCTTTAGTTGACCGAATAGGCCGAACAGGTCTAAAAGGGCCCATTAGGTCTAATAGGACTAGTAGTAGTCAGTATATAGAATATATAGGTTCCTAACCCTAATCGTACTCCCTAAGCGCGCATTGATCGCACTCGTACCAACTCCTTCTGGCCATTGCTCCTCTGTGCTAGTGTGTCGGCTGCACCAAGCCAACCTTGTGCTCGCTTCCTCCTTATCAGACTTTGGCTCTCTGGGTCGCCACCCGCCGCATCTTCTCGTAGCTGAAGCTAGTGCTGGTGACCGCATCACAAGCGCCACCAAAACGCGCCACCGCATAATACCCGaccaccacggcggcgccaTCTCTACTCGGGACACCCACACTGCTGCCTCCATCCCTTCCTCATCATGTCTATctgactaaaaaaataatagaagtGCTATAAATGAACTATAAATTGTCCGATGACCCACcgaaaaaatacatatattttattaaattttttacatctatcgatctatctatctatctatatatgtcTACAGTACATGGACCCCTACAGAAAATAGATTGTACCAAAACAAAACCTCTAGGAGAGGAAGATATGGAAGCTATAAGTTCTTCCATCCACTAATTGAGAGAGTAGTAGAGGGAAGAAGGGAGATGAAAAGTAAGAATGAGTCTGggttcaaatattttctttatttgtttacTACTGTTAATTGGTCATAATACATGTATCATCGCTCTGGGTATATATAGCTAGACATCATGTTGTCAAAGACCACTTGTCCCCAGgaatgatattttcttttttctcaaactTCCTGCAATGATATATTTAATGTATATATGGATTTGACACTTAACTAACAATAATGGATGGTTTCATAGTTGATGGAAGAAAATCGACCAATGTCGTAAGTTGAATGACAAATATTATTGATGTTTTCCTTTGTCTTGTTTTAATAACATACTAACAAATTCTTGATGATGTTTCTCCCTCTGTTTCTTCTTGGAGGCCTTTCTTTAAGAAAGACATTTatcttttcctctttcttctctcagTAGATGATAGACAAATTCGCTCAGATTGGTTAACCCGTTTGTAATTATTCTTTTCAatttattaatataatttttattgtGGGTGCTTCTCCTACAGTGTTTCCTAAAAAAACATACTAACAAATTACCAGCcactaaatatatatagtatctcAACATACAGTTTAAGATATAAAAATTACTCAGATGATAATCTTTTTAGGGAAATCTAATACTTCTTAGTATAACCATCTAGATATATCAGGTGCTAAAATCCTACTTCCTTCGTCCCaatatataagggattttgagtttttgcttataaCATTTGACctctcgtcttattcaaatttttttgaaattattatttatttgtgatttactttattatccagagtactttaagcacaacttttcgttttttatatttgcaaaaaaaaattgaataagacgagtggtcaaacgttgcaagcaaaaactcaaaatcccttatattgtgggacggagggagtagttaattacCTTGCAAAAAACACAAACTCTAAAATAGAAGCTAATAAATGtcattatattttaagaaatgacaacCAATTTAGTGAACTACCAgtgcaaagttttttttttaagataaagggAGCTTTATTAATCTTAAATCGACAATTATATCCAGATGATACAATTACTCATTCCTGGCCTCTACATATATAGTTAGGATGCACATGGTAAATAACCCGTACAAAGTTAGAAATCGAATAACCTTTTtccgggaaaagaaaaaaatggggagcaaaaaaaaaaggtagtaaTTAATTGATACTAAGTGTAAATTGATCTGATGAGGTATCTTAGTCTATATAAGCAAATTGAAGGGGAGCATATCAAATCACAACAAGCTAGAACAAACTACGCTACACATACAAACAGGAAAACTAGTAATTTCGGATCCTCTCAAATGGCACTCATGGTGGTCGCCTCGCTGACGATGGCGCTCCTCGCCACGGCCACTACCGGCTCCATCCAAGTGGGGAAATGCGGCGACCTGTCGCCGGCGTTCCCGGGCAACTGCGCCGCCGACGTGTGCCAGTTCAGGTGCGCCGTGATGGGCGGCGACAGGGAGAAGGCCTActgcgacgccgccaccggcagGTGCTGCTGCCCGCCGGGCTCGGCGACGCTCTGCCGCCCGCTCGACGGCTGCCGGAGCCGCATCCCGGCGTGCAGGATCAAGTGCAAGAGCGTGTTCCGTGACCCCGGGAGAGCCTTCTGCCAGGACGGCTCTCCCGGTTTCGGAGACTCTTGCTGCTGCCCTCCCAATAATGTTGAGGattcatcaaattgaacattcAAGTTATTGCAGCATCACCTCCATTAGCTCTCTCTTTGTTGAACATTCATCtcattgcttgcttgcttgcttgacCAAATGGTTGAGAAAATAAGATGTGCTATGTAGTATGctgtatgtactcaaaaaattGAGATGATGTCTACTCAAGCAATGAGATCGATCACCGGGTTTTTACATGTCGAGAACCATGGGCAGAAAATTCGGATTATTTTAGACAAACTAGTGGATTGTCCCGCGCAACTTGGCAGATAGTTTTGGATTTGGTACACAAATTATCTTTTGATTCAATAATATAATCATAATTTCTGCACAATAGATTTAAAAGTCAAATTGAACTTAATATACAACTCTAATTAGCATGCTTTTCTATAGATAgaattgtatttctgtatgaTAGTTTCTGAATTTATATTATGATATAAATCTTAGCTTATATTTCAATAgatgtaaattatattttctctaCAAATTACTTTGTACATCAATTGATCTACATCATTAAAAGTTAGATCTATTATGATCGGACGGCcaatatttttatcatttttctttGATTTATTACTCTGAGAATTTCTATTCTCCGATCCTCTTTTTAAGCTaccagatagatagatagatagatagatagatagatagattttgtAAAGAGATATACAGATTTGCTCACTATGGGATTAATTAGATATGAGTGTTGATCTGATCGCTGATCAAACAACTTTAGTttgtcatgattttttttgcagGGCTAGCAACTTTTGGTTGGGCAGCTGGGTGCTTTCAATGGCCAGGATCTTGCTGCCATAATTTGCAAGTCGCCTCTTTCTCAATCTCCTGTCTAGTTCCAAGGCAGGATCAGTTTCTTCACTGCCATCCGAATTTTCTTGCGAATATGGTTGGTAGGACTTAAGAatcatcttcattttttttctcctagcAGCAATATATATGCAGGGTTAATTTGTCACTATTTATTGAGCACAGACCATTTGTGCAACCATGGTTTGCAGGATTATATTCAGTGGTGTACTCCATGGATATTCTTAATTTGCCGAGTGAAGCTCACACCAAAATCTATGGCTCAGTACAAACCTCTGAATTGTATCATTCCCTTGAAAACAGCTGAAAGGGATCACTAGTTTATTGAGTGGAGTGCATGTCACGTCCAACGATGCAGTTGTCACGGCAATCTCGTAGCTCCCTGCCAATCTGCTACTCTACCACTGTTGATCAGTTGCATTAGGAAGTTTGTTTCCTTATTTTTGTTGGCCAT
The nucleotide sequence above comes from Oryza glaberrima chromosome 11, OglaRS2, whole genome shotgun sequence. Encoded proteins:
- the LOC127755138 gene encoding LOW QUALITY PROTEIN: putative beta-glucosidase 35 (The sequence of the model RefSeq protein was modified relative to this genomic sequence to represent the inferred CDS: substituted 1 base at 1 genomic stop codon), yielding MGIRMGRPLLLITLLLGALLCNNVAYAKFSRYSFPKDFIFGTGSAAYQYEGAYKEGGKGPSIWDTFTHIPGKILNNDTGDVANDFYHRYKEDVNLLKDMNMDAFRFSIAWTRILPNGSLSGGINREGVAFYNSLINDVIAKGMIPFVTIFHWDTPQALESKYGGFLSENIVKDYVVFAEVCFREFGDRVKYWTTFNEPFTYSAYGYGKGYGKGVFAPGWCSPYVSKSCGAGDSSREPYLVTHHIHLSHAAAVHLYRTRYQPTQKGQIGMVVVTHWFVPYDDTVADRGAVQRSLDFMFGWFMDPLVHGDYPGTMRDWLGDRLPKFTLAQLAMVKGSYDFIGINNYTTYYAKSVPPPNSNELSYDVDSRANTTGFRNGKPIGPQAFAKSCSTPRGGTTTRPSTLXKTASTRATTAQCQRRSRMGTGSSSTPSTSSSSTTPSGTG